A window of the Lycium ferocissimum isolate CSIRO_LF1 unplaced genomic scaffold, AGI_CSIRO_Lferr_CH_V1 ctg3086, whole genome shotgun sequence genome harbors these coding sequences:
- the LOC132043945 gene encoding uncharacterized protein LOC132043945 gives MEPVSPMYLAAGFGIDVNVMENAGVVTPVTEGGLMRTGCDANGVPSNFDENGDVEEYYKILLEEYPSNPLVLRNYVQLLQSKGDFSAAEEHYFRATLADPKDGEVL, from the exons atgGAACCAGTTAGTCCAATGTACCTTGCTGCTGGATTTGGGATTGATGTTAATGTCATGGAGAATGCTGGTGTTGTGACTCCCGTGACTGAGGGCGGGCTGATGAGGACGGGCTGTGATGCTAACGGTGTACCTTCAAATTTCGATGAAAATGGAGATGTCGAGGAGTATTATAAGATTTTGCTTGAAGAATATCCCTCCAACCCTTTGGTCTTGAGGAATTATGTTCAGCTTTTGCAG TCGAAAGGAGATTTTTCCGCGGCCGAGGAACATTACTTTCGAGCTACACTAGCAGATCCGAAAGACGGGGAAGTCTTGTGA
- the LOC132043947 gene encoding uncharacterized protein LOC132043947, translating into MNRIVSFFDIIFWSVTHVLAAYASFLWEINYDDSEQDADTPHDQDKEAEEVSPLHDTDFEQRIIQVSPLLNLVAGFGIGSCGFSGGMTFNEFIAAEDYYMRMIQENPNNPLVLRNYAQFLDQCKGDLRGAEEYYSRAVLADATDGKIISQYANFIWQLHHDQNKTSSYFTRAVQASPGNR; encoded by the exons ATGAATAGGATTGTCtccttttttgacattattttttggTCTGTAACCCATGTCCTTGCAGCATATGCTAGTTTTCTTTGGGAGATCAATTATGATGACAGCGAGCAGGATGCTGACACACCCCACGATCAAGATAAG GAAGCCGAAGAAGTTTCTCCGTTACACGACACGGATTTTGAACAAAGGATCATACAAGTTAGCCCTCTGCTGAATCTTGTAGCAGGATTTGGGATTGGAAGTTGTGGATTTAGTGGTGGCATGACTTTTAATGAGTTTATAGCAGCTGAGGATTACTACATGAGGATGATTCAAGAAAATCCAAATAACCCCTTGGTTTTAAGAAACTATGCTCAGTTCCTTGATCAG TGTAAAGGAGACTTAAGAGGAGCTGAAGAATACTACTCGCGTGCGGTATTAGCAGATGCTACagatggaaaaattatttcacagTACGCAAATTTTATATGGCAACTTCATCATGACCAAAATAAGACCTCCTCTTACTTTACAAGAGCAGTTCAAGCTTCTCCTGGAAACAGGTAA
- the LOC132043946 gene encoding mitochondrial import receptor subunit TOM9-1-like, giving the protein MASVGGKRFSLTGSTNNNKDEGVLSKISRSSIVTKGKEAACGATYVGKKLAKSTGKAAWLVATTVLVLGLPLMIVMDREQQLNELDLQQASLLGAPPASVVVPQK; this is encoded by the coding sequence ATGGCTTCTGTAGGTGGAAAACGGTTTTCTTTAACTggatcaaccaacaacaacaaagatgaAGGTGTTTTGTCCAAGATTTCTCGTTCATCTATTGTTACAAAGGGTAAAGAAGCAGCTTGTGGTGCTACTTATGTGGGTAAAAAACTAGCAAAGAGTACTGGTAAAGCTGCTTGGCTTGTTGCTACAACAGTTTTGGTTCTTGGTTTGCCTTTAATGATAGTGATGGATCGTGAACAGCAGCTTAATGAACTTGATCTTCAACAAGCTAGTCTTCTTGGTGCACCTCCTGCTTCAGTTGTTGTACCTCagaagtga